Proteins found in one Pseudomonas mosselii genomic segment:
- a CDS encoding lysophospholipid acyltransferase, with amino-acid sequence MEKFKGALMVGVLRLFAKLPWGAVQRVGAGIGWLMWKIPNGSRNVVRINLAKCFPEMDPVEREQLVGRALKDIGKSFVESACAWIWPPQRSLELVKEVHGLEVLEQALASGKGVVGITSHLGNWEVLNHFYCNQCKPIIFYRPPKLKAVDDLLREQRVQMGNRVAPSTKEGILSVIKEVRRGGQVGIPADPEPAESAGVFVPFLGTQALTSKFVPNMLAGGKAVGVFLHALRLPDGSGFKVFLEAAPEAMYSTDVTESAAAMSKVVERYVREYPSQYMWSMKRFKKRPAGEARWY; translated from the coding sequence GTGGAAAAGTTCAAGGGCGCCCTGATGGTCGGGGTGCTGCGCCTGTTTGCCAAGCTGCCCTGGGGCGCTGTGCAGCGCGTCGGCGCCGGTATCGGCTGGCTGATGTGGAAAATCCCCAATGGCTCGCGCAATGTCGTGCGCATCAACCTGGCCAAGTGTTTCCCGGAGATGGACCCGGTCGAACGCGAGCAGCTGGTTGGCCGTGCGTTGAAGGACATCGGCAAGTCGTTTGTCGAGAGCGCCTGTGCCTGGATCTGGCCGCCGCAGCGCTCGCTGGAGCTGGTCAAGGAAGTGCACGGCCTTGAAGTGCTGGAGCAGGCCCTGGCCTCGGGCAAGGGCGTGGTGGGCATCACCAGCCACCTGGGCAACTGGGAAGTGCTCAACCACTTCTATTGCAACCAGTGCAAACCGATCATCTTCTACCGCCCGCCCAAGCTGAAGGCGGTGGATGACCTGCTGCGTGAACAGCGGGTGCAGATGGGCAACCGCGTGGCGCCTTCGACCAAGGAAGGCATCCTCAGCGTGATCAAGGAAGTGCGCCGGGGTGGCCAGGTGGGGATTCCGGCCGACCCGGAGCCGGCCGAGTCCGCGGGTGTGTTCGTGCCGTTCCTCGGCACCCAGGCGCTGACCAGCAAGTTCGTGCCGAACATGCTGGCTGGCGGCAAGGCGGTGGGGGTTTTCCTGCATGCCCTGCGGTTGCCGGATGGCTCGGGTTTCAAGGTGTTCCTGGAAGCGGCGCCGGAAGCGATGTACAGCACCGATGTGACTGAATCGGCGGCGGCCATGAGCAAGGTGGTCGAGCGTTATGTGCGCGAGTATCCGAGCCAGTACATGTGGAGCATGAAGCGCTTCAAGAAGCGTCCGGCGGGTGAGGCGCGCTGGTATTGA
- a CDS encoding DNA-3-methyladenine glycosylase I — MPRCFWCSDDPLYQAYHDHEWGTPQHDPALLFEMLLLEGFQAGLSWITVLKKRERYRQVLDGFDPVKLARLSDERIEELMLDPGIIRNRLKLKAVRRNALAWLAVDNPAQWLWSFVGGAPKINHFQGRGDVPAVTDEAKAMSKALQKAGFTFVGPTICYAFMQATGMVMDHTTDCDRYAALVR, encoded by the coding sequence ATGCCACGCTGCTTTTGGTGTTCCGACGATCCGTTGTACCAGGCCTATCACGACCACGAGTGGGGAACGCCGCAGCACGACCCGGCGTTGCTCTTCGAGATGCTTTTGCTCGAAGGGTTCCAGGCGGGGTTGTCGTGGATCACGGTATTGAAGAAACGCGAACGCTATCGCCAGGTGCTGGATGGCTTCGATCCGGTGAAGCTGGCGCGCCTGAGCGATGAGCGCATCGAGGAGCTGATGCTGGACCCCGGCATCATCCGCAATCGTCTCAAGCTCAAGGCCGTGCGCCGCAACGCCCTGGCCTGGCTGGCTGTGGATAACCCGGCGCAGTGGCTGTGGTCGTTCGTCGGAGGCGCGCCGAAGATCAATCATTTCCAGGGCCGTGGCGACGTGCCGGCGGTCACCGACGAGGCCAAGGCCATGAGCAAGGCCCTGCAAAAGGCCGGTTTCACCTTTGTCGGGCCGACCATCTGCTACGCCTTCATGCAGGCCACCGGCATGGTCATGGACCACACCACCGACTGCGATCGCTACGCCGCGCTGGTGCGCTGA
- a CDS encoding tetratricopeptide repeat protein, which yields MRESLEKMLAKGVDNPLLRFGLGKAWLDEGNGAQAAVHLSACVKQDPKYSAAWKLLGKAYQLSGDLDGARKAWEEGIVAAQAHGDKQAEKEMTVFLKKLNKA from the coding sequence ATGCGCGAATCGCTGGAGAAGATGCTGGCCAAGGGTGTGGATAACCCGCTGCTGAGATTCGGGCTGGGCAAGGCCTGGCTGGACGAGGGCAATGGCGCGCAAGCGGCGGTGCACCTGTCGGCTTGTGTGAAGCAGGATCCGAAGTACTCGGCTGCGTGGAAGCTGCTGGGGAAGGCGTATCAGTTGAGCGGGGATCTGGACGGCGCGCGCAAGGCCTGGGAAGAGGGGATCGTCGCGGCGCAGGCCCATGGCGACAAGCAGGCCGAGAAAGAAATGACCGTTTTTCTCAAGAAGCTAAACAAGGCTTGA